The genomic DNA GTTTTTGAATATAATTGATACCGACTGTTGCTTTGCCGGTTTTCTTCGGTTGCACCGCTAAGGCATCGTGGAATTTGCGTCTGGCGTGTGCCCAGCACCCGACTGGCATTATTCCTTCTATATTGTCGTAAACACTGTAACCATCACATTGTAAATATCCGGCATAATCTGCTAGAAATGCTTCTGGACAACTGCGTGCACGACTCGGTTGATAATCATAAATAACAACAGGGTTATCGCTAAATTCATTGCTGCGATAGACCCACATATAGGATTTAGTTGCTGCTTTTCTATCTGGTTCATCCAATACTTGCACCGTTGTTTCATCTGCGCACAGCGTTGATTGAGCGAGTAGATTAGCTTTCATCGCAGCAATTAACGGCCTAACTAATTCGGCACTGGCTATGCACCAATTGGCCAGTGTAGCGCGGCTAATATTTAAACCGCCACGGGCAAATATGTCGGTTAACCGATAAAGCGGTAGGGCATCACAGTATTTGGCGGTCACCACAGCCGCAAGCGCTTCAGGGCTGGCGATACTCTGGGGGATCGGCTGTGCAGGCTTAGGCGCGGTAATGACAGAGGTACTGGTTGATGTTGTTTCACATTCACGGCAAGCATACTTGGTTTGCCTGTGCTTAATGACGCTGATCTTCTCTGGAATAATGTTGACTTGTTCGCTTTCTTGCACACCGCATTCACGCATCACATGACCACAGCAATCGCACATAGGGCTGTCAAGAGTATAAGATCTTTCTTCACGTTCAAGGTGCTCAGGTAATCGTTTTCGACCCGTTTTACCTTGTTGTTTATTTTCATTTTTATTTGTGGATTGATCCTGCTCAGCTTCATTGAATGTGCCTTTCGGCATTTTCTCACTGCGTTGACCAAACTGCTTATTGCGGTTGAGTTGCAATTGTTCCAAAGCGATATTAAGGCGGTTTTCCAAGTCTTTATTTTTAGCATTGAGCACCTGATTTTCATGCTGCAACATTGCCAGCATTTTTTTTAGTTGTTCAATATTATCAGGCTGTTCAGTTGTCATTAATTAGCGTTCAAGACCAATAGATAGCGCTAGTTTGCCTGCTGTATTTGATCATGCAACCGCTATTTAGCGATCCAGTGATGATCACCTCACTGTCAGGCCATTTAAGGGTTTATGCCCATGGGATACTTCTAACGATAAGCCTGATAGTAACCAATTTAGCTGATGCTGGTTGATTGTCAGCGCGTCTTGTTCGTCGTTAGCGCCAGGCCACTTAAAGCGACCTTTTTCTAGCCGCCGATAGTAAAGCCAAAAACCATTAGTATCCCAAAATAAAATCTTAATTTTGTCCCGGTGGCGATTACAAAAAATAAACCAGGCTTGATTCAACGGATCCATTTCCAATACATCACTGACGATTAAAGATAAGCCATCAATGGCTTTACGCATGTCGGTATGGCCGGTAACAAGATAGATCTGCTTATGTGGTGTCATGCTGATAGCACGCGTAAAAATTGTTGTAATTTGCTTGGCGCTAATGAGGCTGGAAAAGAAAACAGATAGCCGTTGGGCAATGCCAGCGTGAGTGGCTGGTCAGGTTTAATTTCAGGAAAAATCAGCGGCACCACTTTTTGCTTAGTTGATGACGAATGCGGGTTAAGTTTTTTAGTCCACGCATAAAATGTAGATAGGGTTAAGTCATTGGTTTTACAAAATTCAGCTTTGGTTAATTTACTTTCAGTTTGCTGCTGAAAAATGCGTTGCCAGTATTGTATTTTATCGTTTTTTGACATGATTGTTTTCCTAGATTTAGTTAGGAAATAATCATGTCACATTTGAAGATTATTGGTATGTGCGGTTAATTGAGCGCTTACGAATATTTAGTAGAATTCGCTCACCCCAAGAATTAGCATTTTCGAGGTTTGAGCCTGCACAGTGATGGATTTCATCGAAAATTACGAATATGCGGTTTGATTTAAATAACTGCCAAAATTGGTCATCAAGATACTGAAGACTCTGGTAAGTTAACGACCGCCCCTTTGCTCCCATAAGTCCATCAAATCTTTCTCCAACTTGTGTTTCTAAGCTTTCGGCAAAATCTTGAGCAACAATCGCAGAAGGAGAAAAGCAGATAACCAAATCTATGATGTTATTTTTTAAAAGTTCATTAGCTAAAGCAGATGCCATTAATGTCTTACCGGCTCCTGGAGTAGCAAGCGTTAAAAAATGTTGATCTTCGGTATAATACTTATTCAATGCTTGATTAATACATTGCTCTTGCCAATGTCTAAGGTTCATGTTGTTCTCTGTCTAATAATATCTTCTATAGCTTTAATCTTGCCTAATAGCTTCGTATTGTTATCTCTTGCCATATGATATTTGGGTTGGATCTCGTCAACTAGTTCCGGCATGTCTAAGTAAATTTCTTTGTAGGCCTCTGACTCTCCAATGCTTTGTAACAACTCGGCCTTATAGCAAACCAACTTCTCTAATAATTTTTGATGATGGACATCTGTTTTAGTCACAGCTATTGATTCGTTACTTATAGATTTTATCTGTAAATAATTAGCATCAAAAATACTGGTTTTACTAAACCGTGTTGGGCCTTTAATTTTAGAGATATTTTTCTTCAGCCAGCCCTTTCTAACGAGCTTTAAGAGTTCAGCATAGATCATTCGTCTCACGCAACTTGGCTCAAGTTTAGGATCTTTTTTTAATACCAGAAAAGCTGACCTAACATCACTTGTAGTGAAATTGTCAAAATTTCTAGCTTCAATGACTTGAGCTACAACGGGATCTAACATTACGACAGGACCTAAAATAAACTCAATAATGGGTATTATAGGGCGTGGTGCTTACACCTCAACATGAAAATCTATTCATTTTACCTGAAGGGAAAATAGGTTGAATGATTTAGTAACTGATTTTGGCAAAATGCTAAGATTAAAGCGTAAAAATGCAGGTTATTCTCAAGAAGATTTTGCTACATTGGCTGGTATTGAAAGAGGGAACTATGGAAAAATGGAGCGTGGGCTTGTCAATGTCAAATTAGAAACGCTGTATAAACTGGCAATCGCACTCGATTGCGAATTTGATGAAATTATGCCACCTAAGTGTAGTTATAAGGTGGAAGTAAGTTAACAAGCGAGGAATATGTAATCGATATGGCTTCATCTTCATTATGTAGGTCATATGGTTTGGCTACGAGGATTAAACCTAATGGGTATAGGTTAGAGCTTCAAAAGTTACTGAGTCTTTATTATTCAAAAGAAGAAGTAATCGATTTGTCTTCACTTTTGATATCTTGGAGTGGTAGCTCTCAAGAAGCATTTAACTGGTTAAACAAACCGATTCCAGCCTTTGGTGCATTTGGTAACATGACGGCTATAGAGGCATGTGAAAAAAGATTTATCTCAGCATATTCTGACTTAAATTAAGTAAATCGAAGACGGAGGTTTTGCGTAAAACAATCGAATGTCTCTTTATATAAATGATACAAAAATCTCTAGAGATGCTAGATTAAACACTTGCTCAACCTGCAGTTAATCCTCTAGGTTACAAAAAGAGTGCAGTAAGTAACAGCTGTTCTTCGAAGGTGTGCTAGCTTTTACTTTCACAGCGTTGATCGACTTTTTATGACAATTTGTATTCTTAAATCGTTAAAATTGACTCAATTTACAAAAAAATATGACAATTGATCTGATGTATGAAATGCAAACTAAAATATGAACATAACTAACTGTTAAAGATAGTTTTTATAATTAAATGTCAACTATTTCGTCTAAAACAATTAGCAAGGGTGAATGCTTATGGGTAAAATTTACGATGGTATTAACCGTTTAAGTTTTGTCGTGGGGACTGATGGTAACGTTAGCCATGTACTCAACAAGTTCAAAACCAAAGATCATCATGAAGTGGTATTAGCGACACTGGCAGATTAATTCAGCTCAATCCCATCGTATGACAGTTACATGACCCTTGCATGAGCAACAAAAAGGCTTAGCAACTGCTAAGCCTTTTACATTATTATCAAGCTAATTAAGACGAAATGTCACTAATAATCACCTCACAGTGAATTACACCACTTTAGGTTCTTCGCCGGTTTTAAGTTCACAGACAGTATCGCGAGTCGCATCGTCAACGGGTGTTGCGGCGAGTTGATCCTTAGCGGTCTTTTTGACAACCTCTTGTTCAGTTAACTTATTGGATAACGCACTGGTTTCCTGCTGCACTAGTGTCGCTTTTTCAGCTAATAAACGGGCTTTTTCATCCACTTCAAACAGAGCAAGCTCTTCTTCTTTACGGCGTGACTTTTCAATTGCACGAAGCTGCGCTTCTTGTGCTTCACGAACGACTCTCGCTTCAGCTGCCACTTTTGCATCTGCTTCAACTAATGCTTTGGTTTTCCGCTCCGCTTCATCATCTACAGCTCGCTGAATAACCGCTTGATCTTGTGCTTCTTGCGGCAATAAGCTAATTAACTCGATACCCACAGGGAGAACAATCGCTTCAACGCCAGAGAACACTTTAACTTTACCTTCTTTCGTTAAATAAACCAGAGGCATAGCCGTTTCTCCATAGCGTTTTTTGAAATGTGCAAAGGTAAAGTTTTCGGTAATGTTAGTTATTTTCAGTACCGCGCCTTTTGCCATTAAAGTGGCAATCTTGGCATAAGAGATATTCTCACCAAACAAACATAAGCGTTTTAGATAGGATTCAGACAACTGATGACGAGCACTCGCACTGTCAGCATTATTTAAACCATAAACTTTTTCTGTGCCCATTAAATCTTGGAAGTGAAATATTACCAACGGATTTAACTGACGGTAAGGCGATATCACTAACACTCGGCCAATGCCACTTAAGTCCATGTAATTAGTGGCATGCTCTGAGGCAGGATTACCAAAATATACCGGAATATTGACCATGCGCGCTTGACGAATGTTGTCCCAGTTGTTATCGGCTAAAATGACCTTAATATTTTTGGAAATTAAAATTAAAGCCAGTTCACGGGAGAATTTTGATGCTCCAAATATCAATACCCCTTGGTTTGAGCCTTCTTTTACCCCTAAAAATGCCGCCCAACGACCGGCGGTTAAACTTTGGATCACTACCGTACCAATAATGATTAAGAATACTAACGGCACAATCGAACTCGCGCCTTCTAACCCAACCGACTCTAACTTAATTGCAAATAAAGATGAAATGGCTGCCGCCACAATACCGCGAGGTGCAACCCAACTTAAAAACCACTTATCTTTTGACGATAAGTTGGTGCCTAAGCCAGAAATCCAAATGCTTAATGGACGCGCAATAAACATCGCCACTAATAGTACGCCAAGACCACCAAAACCAAGATCAAGCATCGCCCCCGAATCAAGACGAGCCGCCAATAGAATAAATAGCGCTGATATTAACAGTACCGTTAGGGTCTCTTTAAACTCGAGGATATCAGCGATGTCTACGCCACGCATATTGGCTAACCAAATCCCCATAACGGTTACGGTTAACAGACCAGACTCTTCTTGTAAGATGTTAGAACCGACAAAAATACCCAGCATGATGGTGAGCACGGCAGTATTACGCAAATAATGTGGAAACACGTTTTTACGGATTGCGATACCGGTCAAAAAACCGGCCGCAGCGCCTAAGCCAAATCCAAGCAGTAAGGTTAGCCCTAACGCATTCAATACATGAGTGGTTGGATCGGCGGCGGCGGCAATATACTCAAAAACAAGTACCGCTAATAACGCACCAATGGGATCAATAACAATACCTTCCCAACGTAAAATACTGGCCAAATTTGATTTGGGTTTTACGGTGCGCAACATTGGTACAATCACGGTTGGACCCGTTACCACTACTAATGCGCCGAATAACATGGCGATAGCCCAATCAAAACCGAGAAGGTAATGGGCGGCGGGCGCAATACACGCCCAAGTAATAAAAGCGCCGATCGTGACGAGGTGTGTCACCATGCGGCCATGCTCTTTAATTTCTTTAAAATTAAGTGTTAGTGCCCCTTCAAACAGGATGACCGCAACACCTAAAGAAATAATAGGAAACAATAAATCGCCGAAAATTTCATCTGGATCTAATACACCTAACCCTGGCCCTAACAGTAGACCACATAATAGAAGTGGTAAAATTGCTGGTAGACGTAATTTCCAACCAACCCATTGACACAAAAGCGACAGCACACCGATTAATGCCAGCATGCCGGTAATGTGTTCAACCATAATTGTTTCCTTTTGTATTGCCCTCGGCGCCATTCATTGACTCTGTCAGCAATCTGTTTCATGTTAATACATGAATGATTAATAATCGTCTCGCTTATTAACTTTTAAGTTAACAAGATTAAAAAGAACTTAGTGTATTTAATGGATCACAACAACGAGGTAGCTCCTTAATTAGAGACTTTTTTAATGACATAAAGATGACTTAATACGCATCAATATTGGGACAAATAAACTCAGCATATGACATACTAATTTGCCTAAGGGATCAAGCATTTTTTAACTTAGATTACAATTTTATAACAAGATAACGTTTTTCACATAAAATATTGTTTCTAATAAAATAATATTCTTTTTTGTGTCAAGTTAAGCTGTTTATTTATCGATAAAATAAAAAACCTCGGACATGCCGAGGTTTTGGGTAATAAACAGAGCCGTGACTATTGTGGCACTCTCACCTTACCTTCCATCAGTACCCGCGCACTGCGACTCATGATGGCTTTTTTGACTTGCCATTGACCTTGCACTAATTCAGCCTGTGCACCAACGCGCAGAGTTCCAGATGGATGACCAAAACGTACGGACGTTCTGTCTCCCCCACCGGCAGCCAAATTAACTAGCGTCCCCGGAATGGCAGCCGCAGTGCCAATAGCCACCGCAGCGGTACCCATCATGGCATGGTGTAATTTCCCCATAGATAATGCCCTAACGACCAGGTCGATATCTGTGGTTGTCACACTTTTGCCACTTGATGACACATAGTCAGCGGCAGGCGCAACAAAGGCGACTTTCGGCGTATGTTGACGAGCGACAGCTTCGTCGATATCACTTATTAAGCCCATTTTAACCGCGCCATAAGCACGAATGGTTTCAAACATGGTTAAGGCTTTATCGTCATTGTTTATGGCGTCTTGTAGCTCAGTGCCAAGGTAGTTAATATCTGCAGCATTGATGAAAATCGTCGGAATACCGGCATTGATCATGGTGACTAGAAAAGTCCCCACGCCAGGTACGTCAAGTTCATCAACCACATTACCCGTCGGAAACATTGCACCATCACCGTCGGCAGGATCAAGAAATTCGACTTGCACTTCAGCAGCAGGAAACGTCACGCCATCGAGTTCAAAATCACCGGTTTCTTGTACTTCACCGTGGGTTATCGGTACATGAGCGATAATGGTTTTGTGAATATTGGCTTGCCAAATACGCACTACTGCGGTGCCATTTTGCGGCACCCGACGAGCGTCAACTAACCCATTACTGATGGCAAATGAACCCACCGCGGCGGTCAAATTGCCACAGTTACCACTCCAATCGACAAACGGCTTATCAATCGAGACTTGGCCAAATAAGTAATCAACATCGTGATCTGCTTGAGTGCTTTTAGATAAAATCACCGTTTTACTGGTACTTGAGGTCGCGCCGCCCATGCCATCAGTGTGCTTACCGTAAGGGTCGGGACTGCCAATGACTCGCAGTAATAACGCATCACGTTCAGCCCCAGCCACTTGGGCTGCAGCAGGCAAGTCGGTTAAACTAAAAAATACCCCTTTACTGGTGCCGCCGCGCATATACGTCGCGGGAATTTTCATTTGTGGTAAATGAGTCATCAGATATTCCTGTTAAGCTTAAAAATAAGCAAACCCTTATGCCTGTTGATCATTAATCGAGATAAGGGTTTGCGGTAACGACATGATTACTTCGAGCCTTCAGACGCTAGAAAATCTTGGGCAAAGCGCTGTAATACACCGCCAGCTTCATAAATTGACAACTCTTCGGCAGTGTCAACACGACACTTAACAGGAATGGTCACTTGCTCAGCGTTTTTACGCGTCATGATCACCTTTAACATGGCACCCGGCTTGCGATCACCCAAAACATCATAGGTTTCAGTACCATCAATATGATAAGTATGACGATTATGACCTGCAGTGAACTCAAGCGGTAACACACCCATACCGACTAAGTTAGTGCGGTGAATACGCTCAAACCCTTCAGCAACAATCACTTCAACTCCAGCAAGACGCACACCTTTGGCCGCCCAGTCACGTGACGAACCCTGGCCATAATCAGCGCCAGCAATAATAATCAGTGGCTGCTTTCGCTCCATATAGGTTTCAATCGCTTCCCACATGCGTGTCACTTGGCCTTCTGGCTCAAGGCGCGCCAGGGAACCTTGTTTAACCTTGCCGTTTTCCTGCACCATCTCGTTAAACAATTTAGGATTAGCAAAGGTGGCTCGTTGGGCGGTTAAGTGATCGCCTCTGTGGGTAGCATAAGAGTTAAAATCAGCTTCTGGTAAGCCCATTTTGTGTAAGTAAGCCCCTGCAGCGCTGTCGAGCATAATCGCGTTTGATGGCGATAAATGATCGGTAGTGATGTTGTCGCCCAGAACGGCTAATGGACGCATACCTTTCATGGTACGCTCACCCGCCAATGCTCCATCCCAATAAGGTGGACGGCGAATATAGGTACTTTGTGGACGCCAATCATATTGCGGATTAATGTGACTGCCATATTCCACTTTAATGTCGAACATTGGCTCATACACTTTACGGAACTGTTCTGGCTTGACGCTGGCTTTGACAACCGAATCGATTTCTTCATCGGTTGGCCAAATATCTTTTAAGGTGACCGAGTGACCTTGGTTATCGATGCCTAAGATATCTTTTTCAATATCAAAGCGAATCGTACCAGCAATGGCATAGGCTATCACTAATGGCGGTGATGCCAAAAAGGCTTGCTTGGCATAGGGATGAATACGGCCGTCAAAATTACGGTTGCCCGACAATACTGCTGTGGCGTATAAGTCGCGATCAATCACTTCTTGTTGAATAACCGGATCAAGCGCGCCGCTCATGCCGTTACAGGTGGTACAAGCAAAGCCGACAATGCCGAAACCTAAGTGTTCAAGCTCAGGTAATAAACCGGCTTCTTCTAAATACAATTGCACCG from Shewanella psychromarinicola includes the following:
- the tnpC gene encoding IS66 family transposase, with translation MTTEQPDNIEQLKKMLAMLQHENQVLNAKNKDLENRLNIALEQLQLNRNKQFGQRSEKMPKGTFNEAEQDQSTNKNENKQQGKTGRKRLPEHLEREERSYTLDSPMCDCCGHVMRECGVQESEQVNIIPEKISVIKHRQTKYACRECETTSTSTSVITAPKPAQPIPQSIASPEALAAVVTAKYCDALPLYRLTDIFARGGLNISRATLANWCIASAELVRPLIAAMKANLLAQSTLCADETTVQVLDEPDRKAATKSYMWVYRSNEFSDNPVVIYDYQPSRARSCPEAFLADYAGYLQCDGYSVYDNIEGIMPVGCWAHARRKFHDALAVQPKKTGKATVGINYIQKLYAIEKRAKTLPPDKRKSLRQEKAEPILTSLHEWLEKSEKTVLPKSKIGVAIKYTLNQWEKLRRYLESGELGIDNNVTERDIRPFTTGRKNWMFCQSVNGAKASAALYSLVMTCRANDINPYFYFQKLFTELPQRDKFADLSDLLPWHADLKA
- the tnpB gene encoding IS66 family insertion sequence element accessory protein TnpB (TnpB, as the term is used for proteins encoded by IS66 family insertion elements, is considered an accessory protein, since TnpC, encoded by a neighboring gene, is a DDE family transposase.); amino-acid sequence: MTPHKQIYLVTGHTDMRKAIDGLSLIVSDVLEMDPLNQAWFIFCNRHRDKIKILFWDTNGFWLYYRRLEKGRFKWPGANDEQDALTINQHQLNWLLSGLSLEVSHGHKPLNGLTVR
- the tnpA gene encoding IS66 family insertion sequence element accessory protein TnpA, with translation MSKNDKIQYWQRIFQQQTESKLTKAEFCKTNDLTLSTFYAWTKKLNPHSSSTKQKVVPLIFPEIKPDQPLTLALPNGYLFSFPASLAPSKLQQFLRVLSA
- a CDS encoding DEAD/DEAH box helicase, with the protein product MNLRHWQEQCINQALNKYYTEDQHFLTLATPGAGKTLMASALANELLKNNIIDLVICFSPSAIVAQDFAESLETQVGERFDGLMGAKGRSLTYQSLQYLDDQFWQLFKSNRIFVIFDEIHHCAGSNLENANSWGERILLNIRKRSINRTYQ
- a CDS encoding helix-turn-helix domain-containing protein produces the protein MNDLVTDFGKMLRLKRKNAGYSQEDFATLAGIERGNYGKMERGLVNVKLETLYKLAIALDCEFDEIMPPKCSYKVEVS
- a CDS encoding cation:proton antiporter domain-containing protein, with amino-acid sequence MVEHITGMLALIGVLSLLCQWVGWKLRLPAILPLLLCGLLLGPGLGVLDPDEIFGDLLFPIISLGVAVILFEGALTLNFKEIKEHGRMVTHLVTIGAFITWACIAPAAHYLLGFDWAIAMLFGALVVVTGPTVIVPMLRTVKPKSNLASILRWEGIVIDPIGALLAVLVFEYIAAAADPTTHVLNALGLTLLLGFGLGAAAGFLTGIAIRKNVFPHYLRNTAVLTIMLGIFVGSNILQEESGLLTVTVMGIWLANMRGVDIADILEFKETLTVLLISALFILLAARLDSGAMLDLGFGGLGVLLVAMFIARPLSIWISGLGTNLSSKDKWFLSWVAPRGIVAAAISSLFAIKLESVGLEGASSIVPLVFLIIIGTVVIQSLTAGRWAAFLGVKEGSNQGVLIFGASKFSRELALILISKNIKVILADNNWDNIRQARMVNIPVYFGNPASEHATNYMDLSGIGRVLVISPYRQLNPLVIFHFQDLMGTEKVYGLNNADSASARHQLSESYLKRLCLFGENISYAKIATLMAKGAVLKITNITENFTFAHFKKRYGETAMPLVYLTKEGKVKVFSGVEAIVLPVGIELISLLPQEAQDQAVIQRAVDDEAERKTKALVEADAKVAAEARVVREAQEAQLRAIEKSRRKEEELALFEVDEKARLLAEKATLVQQETSALSNKLTEQEVVKKTAKDQLAATPVDDATRDTVCELKTGEEPKVV
- the prpF gene encoding 2-methylaconitate cis-trans isomerase PrpF, whose translation is MTHLPQMKIPATYMRGGTSKGVFFSLTDLPAAAQVAGAERDALLLRVIGSPDPYGKHTDGMGGATSSTSKTVILSKSTQADHDVDYLFGQVSIDKPFVDWSGNCGNLTAAVGSFAISNGLVDARRVPQNGTAVVRIWQANIHKTIIAHVPITHGEVQETGDFELDGVTFPAAEVQVEFLDPADGDGAMFPTGNVVDELDVPGVGTFLVTMINAGIPTIFINAADINYLGTELQDAINNDDKALTMFETIRAYGAVKMGLISDIDEAVARQHTPKVAFVAPAADYVSSSGKSVTTTDIDLVVRALSMGKLHHAMMGTAAVAIGTAAAIPGTLVNLAAGGGDRTSVRFGHPSGTLRVGAQAELVQGQWQVKKAIMSRSARVLMEGKVRVPQ